One Polaribacter sp. KT25b DNA segment encodes these proteins:
- a CDS encoding SPOR domain-containing protein, protein MNLANYINDLLYRYNCIIVPNFGGFVTNKIGATIDEATHTFYPPKKQITFNSHLKKNDGLLANYIATSENISFEKASNAIDLAVSDWKNKIQTESLQIGSIGVLSLNEEGQIIFEPNAKVNYLSTSFGLSSLESTSVKRYQEQVKPLIPITNTESKKGIPTFIKYAATAAILLTLSFVGNNVYQQNKQKTILANQEKALEKKIQSATFVIANPLPTIELNVVKEVEIVKPYHVVAGAFQFTENAEKKVNQLKELGYNAKIIGINKWGLTEVSFNSFADKNDAINSLYKIQKTISADAWLLVKK, encoded by the coding sequence ATGAATTTAGCGAACTACATCAACGACTTATTATATAGATATAATTGTATAATTGTGCCTAATTTTGGAGGTTTTGTAACCAATAAAATTGGTGCAACAATAGATGAAGCTACGCATACTTTTTATCCGCCAAAAAAGCAAATTACCTTTAACAGTCATTTAAAAAAGAATGACGGTTTATTGGCTAATTACATTGCAACATCAGAAAATATTTCTTTTGAAAAAGCTTCTAATGCAATTGATTTAGCGGTTTCTGATTGGAAAAACAAAATACAAACTGAATCTTTACAAATTGGTTCTATTGGTGTTTTATCATTAAATGAAGAAGGACAAATTATTTTTGAACCAAATGCAAAAGTTAATTACCTTTCAACTTCTTTTGGTTTATCTTCTTTAGAATCTACATCTGTAAAAAGATATCAAGAACAAGTAAAACCTTTAATTCCTATTACGAATACCGAAAGTAAAAAAGGGATTCCTACTTTTATAAAATATGCTGCAACTGCGGCTATTTTATTAACGTTAAGTTTTGTTGGCAACAATGTTTATCAACAAAATAAACAAAAAACTATTTTAGCTAATCAAGAAAAAGCTTTAGAGAAAAAAATACAATCTGCTACTTTTGTAATTGCAAATCCTTTACCAACTATAGAATTAAATGTTGTTAAAGAAGTAGAAATTGTAAAACCTTATCATGTGGTAGCTGGTGCTTTTCAGTTTACAGAAAATGCTGAGAAAAAAGTAAATCAACTTAAAGAACTAGGTTATAATGCTAAAATTATTGGTATTAATAAATGGGGTTTAACAGAAGTTTCTTTTAATAGCTTTGCTGATAAAAATGATGCAATTAATAGTTTGTATAAAATACAAAAAACAATTTCTGCAGACGCCTGGTTATTGGTAAAAAAGTAA
- a CDS encoding acyl-CoA thioesterase, whose amino-acid sequence MEAKTPKDSLTILTDLVLPGETNYLDNLFGGELLARMDRACSIAARRHSRRIVVTASVNHVAFNKAIPVGSVVNIEAKISRAFKSSMEIYVDVWTEDRQSGHRTKVNEGIYTFVAVDETGKPVVVPQIIPETALEKKRFEGALRRKQLSLVLAGKLNPHDATALKSLFN is encoded by the coding sequence ATGGAAGCAAAAACACCTAAAGATTCATTAACAATACTTACTGATTTAGTTTTACCTGGAGAAACTAATTATTTAGACAACCTTTTTGGAGGAGAGTTATTGGCAAGAATGGACAGAGCTTGTAGTATTGCTGCTAGACGTCATTCTAGAAGAATAGTGGTTACAGCTTCTGTAAATCATGTTGCATTTAACAAAGCAATTCCTGTTGGAAGTGTTGTTAATATAGAAGCAAAAATTTCTAGAGCCTTTAAATCTTCAATGGAAATTTATGTTGATGTTTGGACAGAAGATAGACAATCTGGACACAGAACAAAAGTAAATGAAGGTATTTATACTTTTGTTGCTGTAGATGAAACAGGAAAACCTGTTGTAGTTCCTCAAATTATACCAGAAACAGCTTTAGAAAAAAAACGTTTTGAAGGTGCTTTAAGACGCAAACAATTAAGTTTAGTTTTAGCAGGTAAATTAAATCCTCACGATGCTACAGCTTTAAAATCTTTATTTAATTAA
- a CDS encoding mechanosensitive ion channel domain-containing protein, with translation MEFLNHFKIIETFIVIIAAFTLRFLITKSLGKIQLKFGFQQARIMLTNKIITILIYVLIIVIVSFIWGVDEKQLLIYISSFLTILGIAFFAQWSILSNITAGLILFVNYPVKIGDTITILEKDNEVSGEIRDIGAFFITLKTAENELITVPNSIILQKNIKYYPQDTNS, from the coding sequence ATGGAATTCTTAAATCATTTTAAAATTATAGAAACTTTTATAGTTATTATAGCTGCATTTACTCTACGTTTCTTAATTACAAAATCATTGGGGAAAATTCAATTAAAATTTGGCTTTCAACAAGCTAGAATTATGCTAACAAATAAGATAATAACAATACTTATTTATGTTTTAATAATTGTAATTGTTTCTTTTATTTGGGGTGTAGACGAGAAACAATTGTTAATCTATATTTCTTCTTTTTTAACCATTTTAGGAATTGCTTTTTTTGCTCAATGGTCAATTTTATCAAACATTACAGCTGGCCTAATTTTATTTGTAAACTACCCCGTAAAAATTGGAGATACAATTACAATTTTAGAAAAAGATAATGAAGTGAGTGGAGAAATAAGAGATATTGGTGCTTTTTTTATCACTTTAAAAACAGCCGAAAACGAATTAATTACAGTTCCTAATTCAATTATTCTTCAAAAAAACATTAAATACTATCCTCAAGATACTAATTCTTAA
- a CDS encoding murein hydrolase activator EnvC, whose translation MKNRSFYIFLFSVFLINSAVFSQTRKELEFQRIKYKTVIAQLNTLLFNEKEKEKNALDDLRDLQLKIDARNKLIETINLETKLLSREIVANQKEINKLDKKLTDLKTDYGDMIFKSYKSKSQQSRMMFILSSQNFYQAYKRLEYMKQYTAFRKKQGEEIIVQTTIIKGLKDSLLGQKKIKDALLLSEINEKKEIEKDKSRQEGLINEIKRKEGKYKRELQNNIKEDKKIAAKIDKIIKDEIDKANRLALAKAKKNNVAAPVTTKKNEFILTPEAKALAAEFEQNKGKLPWPVRQGLVVRRFGEQPHPTFPGISINGTGLHIVTSKASSAEAIFNGEVLNILLGSGGTKNVLIRHGNYITSYNNLENTFVKKGDRVVTGQEIGKIFTDKVTGKTTLIFVLFKNTTRLNPASWMLRR comes from the coding sequence ATGAAAAATCGTAGTTTTTATATCTTTTTATTTTCAGTTTTTCTGATAAATAGTGCTGTTTTTAGTCAAACTAGAAAAGAGTTAGAATTTCAACGCATTAAATATAAAACAGTAATTGCTCAATTAAATACGTTGCTCTTTAATGAAAAGGAAAAAGAAAAAAACGCTTTAGATGATTTAAGAGATCTTCAATTAAAAATTGATGCTAGAAATAAGTTAATTGAAACTATAAATTTAGAAACAAAACTTTTATCAAGAGAAATTGTGGCAAATCAAAAGGAAATAAATAAACTTGATAAAAAACTTACAGATTTAAAAACAGATTATGGAGACATGATTTTTAAATCGTACAAAAGTAAATCGCAACAAAGTAGAATGATGTTTATATTGTCTTCGCAAAACTTTTATCAAGCTTACAAACGTTTAGAGTATATGAAACAATATACTGCTTTTAGAAAAAAACAAGGCGAAGAAATTATTGTTCAAACAACTATTATTAAAGGTTTAAAGGATTCTTTATTAGGTCAGAAGAAAATAAAAGATGCTTTACTTTTATCAGAAATAAATGAGAAAAAAGAAATTGAAAAAGATAAAAGCAGGCAAGAAGGATTAATAAACGAGATAAAAAGAAAAGAAGGTAAGTACAAACGAGAATTGCAAAATAATATAAAAGAAGACAAAAAAATTGCTGCAAAGATTGATAAAATTATCAAAGATGAAATTGATAAAGCAAACAGATTGGCGTTGGCAAAAGCTAAAAAAAATAATGTTGCTGCACCTGTAACTACCAAAAAAAATGAGTTTATTTTAACTCCCGAAGCAAAAGCATTAGCAGCCGAATTTGAGCAAAACAAGGGTAAGTTGCCTTGGCCGGTTAGACAAGGTTTGGTAGTTAGAAGATTTGGAGAACAACCGCACCCAACTTTTCCTGGAATATCTATAAACGGAACAGGTTTGCACATTGTTACTAGTAAAGCTAGTAGTGCAGAAGCTATTTTTAATGGAGAAGTTTTAAATATTTTATTAGGTTCTGGAGGTACAAAAAATGTATTAATTAGACACGGAAATTATATTACTTCTTATAATAATTTAGAAAATACTTTTGTTAAAAAAGGAGATAGAGTTGTTACTGGGCAAGAAATAGGTAAAATTTTTACAGATAAAGTTACTGGGAAAACTACCTTGATTTTTGTCCTTTTTAAAAATACCACGCGTTTAAATCCGGCTTCTTGGATGTTACGAAGATAA
- a CDS encoding DUF4292 domain-containing protein, giving the protein MKFLKYMLFLTIVLTSCKAKKNMIDANAIAKDFSAKKVAKKHVAANFDKKTIDSKLKVNYNNGKTNQSLTVNLQIDKDKVIYLKGTKFITVFKAKITPTSISYYSPFAKNYFEGDFSMIKKLLGVEINFEQLQNLFLGQSLLNVREEDQTVEIVNNRYILSPEEQAELFDIFFVINPSHFKLDEQSIVNVSKNLRLDVKYPSYNLIDKTVFPSEINLKAKKPGSFTDIDIIYKSVEFNKNLRINFDIPSGYKRLEI; this is encoded by the coding sequence ATGAAGTTTTTAAAATACATGCTATTTTTAACGATTGTTTTAACTTCTTGTAAAGCAAAAAAAAATATGATTGATGCCAATGCAATTGCTAAAGATTTTTCTGCAAAAAAAGTAGCAAAAAAACATGTTGCAGCCAATTTTGATAAAAAAACAATAGACTCTAAATTAAAAGTAAACTATAATAATGGTAAAACAAATCAAAGTTTAACGGTTAATTTACAGATAGATAAAGACAAGGTTATTTATTTAAAAGGAACCAAATTTATAACTGTTTTTAAAGCTAAAATTACACCAACTTCTATAAGTTATTATTCGCCTTTTGCTAAAAATTATTTTGAAGGAGATTTCTCGATGATTAAAAAATTATTAGGCGTAGAAATTAATTTTGAACAATTACAAAATCTATTTTTAGGTCAATCTTTACTTAATGTAAGAGAAGAAGATCAAACAGTAGAAATTGTAAATAATAGGTATATTTTATCGCCAGAAGAGCAAGCAGAATTGTTTGATATTTTCTTTGTAATTAATCCTTCGCATTTTAAATTAGATGAACAATCTATTGTAAATGTTTCTAAGAATTTACGATTAGATGTAAAATATCCTTCGTATAATTTAATTGATAAAACTGTTTTTCCATCAGAAATTAATTTAAAAGCCAAGAAACCTGGTTCTTTTACGGATATTGATATTATCTACAAATCTGTTGAATTTAATAAGAATTTAAGAATAAATTTTGATATACCAAGTGGTTATAAACGTTTAGAAATTTAA
- a CDS encoding lipopolysaccharide assembly protein LapB: protein MIIREKNKDKRIRRIFVSKRSFLFSLFFMLLSTNFFSQDSIPEKEDLTEETELKFQQFFFRALSEKSIGNYKKAIENLESCNQILSNDVAVFFEFSKNYLFLKNTLLAKEYIERSLAKEPNNIWMLTHLVQIYIKDRNFEEAINTQHKIVAINPKKREFLVRLYVYNSQIREAFSLMDSLEKENVLSSSLKRLRNRLEVRKEYLTKKNLVQKDVKEEGSSIGLNELINQFKTDKSYKILEDILNKSTGNYKNLLKFSEEGIALFPAQPFLYLINGKVLNDTKNHKNALPVLQSGIDFVIDNEMEVDFYLEIAKAFKGLGNDKEKIKYLQKAKNLKNK from the coding sequence ATGATAATTAGAGAAAAAAATAAAGATAAAAGAATAAGGAGAATATTTGTTTCTAAAAGAAGCTTTCTATTCTCTTTGTTCTTTATGCTACTCTCTACAAATTTTTTCTCGCAAGATAGTATTCCAGAAAAAGAAGATTTAACAGAAGAAACAGAATTAAAGTTTCAGCAATTTTTTTTTAGAGCTTTATCAGAAAAATCGATAGGAAATTATAAAAAAGCCATTGAAAATTTAGAAAGTTGCAATCAAATTTTATCAAACGATGTTGCAGTTTTTTTTGAATTTTCTAAAAATTATCTTTTTTTAAAAAATACATTATTAGCAAAAGAATATATCGAAAGATCTTTAGCAAAAGAACCTAATAATATATGGATGCTTACGCATTTAGTGCAAATTTATATAAAAGACAGAAATTTTGAAGAAGCAATTAATACACAACACAAAATTGTTGCTATAAATCCGAAGAAAAGAGAGTTTTTAGTTAGATTGTATGTGTATAATAGTCAAATTAGAGAAGCATTTTCTTTAATGGATTCTTTAGAAAAAGAGAATGTATTATCATCCTCTTTGAAAAGATTAAGAAATAGGTTAGAGGTTAGAAAAGAGTATTTAACTAAGAAAAATCTAGTTCAAAAAGATGTAAAAGAAGAAGGTTCTTCTATAGGTTTAAATGAGTTAATTAATCAATTTAAAACTGATAAATCTTATAAAATTTTAGAAGATATTTTAAATAAATCAACAGGAAATTATAAGAATTTATTAAAATTTAGTGAAGAAGGAATTGCGCTTTTTCCTGCTCAACCTTTTCTATATCTTATAAATGGAAAAGTTTTAAATGATACCAAAAATCACAAAAATGCGTTACCAGTATTACAAAGTGGTATTGATTTTGTTATAGACAATGAAATGGAGGTAGATTTTTACTTAGAAATTGCAAAAGCTTTTAAAGGCTTAGGAAATGATAAAGAAAAAATAAAATACCTGCAAAAAGCTAAAAATTTGAAAAATAAATAA
- a CDS encoding sugar phosphate nucleotidyltransferase: MKIIVPMAGIGSRLRPHTLTVPKPLTVIAGKPIVQRLVEDIASVIDEKIDEIAFVIGTAAKGFPSDTEEKLLKIAQKLGAKGSVYVQHEALGTAHAIYMAKESLSGPCVVAYADTLFKADFTLDVNADGAIWVSKVKNPSAFGVVKLEDGIITDFIEKPKDFVSDLAIIGIYYFKSGDKLLEEIQYLIDNDLKENNEYQLTNVLESLKQQGAKFIPGTVSAWMDCGKKDPTVDTNKQTLGFEYAAGNNLVSADVVLNNSEIIQPCYVGKNVVLNNTKIGPYVSIGENSVVDNSIIVNSLIQTNVAISNADLNNAMIGNYAKYNAQYTSVSIGDYTELT; the protein is encoded by the coding sequence ATGAAAATTATAGTGCCAATGGCAGGAATTGGGTCTCGTTTAAGACCTCACACACTTACAGTACCAAAGCCTTTAACAGTTATTGCAGGGAAACCAATTGTACAACGTTTGGTAGAAGATATTGCTTCTGTAATAGATGAAAAAATAGATGAAATTGCTTTTGTTATTGGTACAGCTGCTAAAGGTTTTCCAAGTGATACAGAAGAAAAATTACTAAAAATTGCGCAAAAATTAGGCGCAAAAGGTTCTGTTTATGTGCAACATGAAGCTTTAGGAACTGCGCATGCAATTTATATGGCAAAAGAATCTTTAAGTGGCCCTTGTGTTGTTGCTTATGCAGATACTTTGTTTAAAGCAGATTTTACGTTAGATGTGAATGCAGATGGCGCAATTTGGGTTAGTAAAGTTAAAAATCCTAGTGCATTTGGTGTTGTGAAATTAGAAGACGGAATTATTACAGATTTTATAGAAAAACCAAAAGATTTTGTTTCTGATTTAGCGATTATTGGAATTTATTATTTTAAAAGTGGAGATAAATTATTAGAAGAAATTCAATATTTAATTGATAATGATTTAAAAGAAAATAATGAATATCAATTAACAAATGTATTAGAATCTTTAAAACAACAAGGCGCAAAATTTATTCCAGGAACAGTAAGTGCTTGGATGGATTGTGGTAAAAAAGACCCAACAGTAGATACCAATAAACAAACTTTAGGTTTTGAATATGCTGCAGGAAATAATTTAGTTTCTGCGGATGTAGTTTTGAATAATTCAGAAATAATTCAACCTTGTTATGTTGGTAAGAATGTTGTTTTAAATAACACCAAAATTGGCCCTTATGTTTCTATTGGAGAAAATAGTGTTGTAGATAATTCTATCATTGTAAATTCATTAATACAAACTAATGTAGCAATTTCTAATGCAGATTTAAACAATGCTATGATAGGTAATTATGCAAAATATAATGCACAATATACATCTGTAAGTATTGGCGATTATACAGAATTAACGTAA
- a CDS encoding ABC-F family ATP-binding cassette domain-containing protein, with protein MNYLSVENISKSYGERILFQDISFGINKDQKVAFVAKNGTGKTSILNIIAGLDVPDTGQVVKRKDISIAYLAQNDELNPDLTIEETIFATDNIILSVINKYEKALKNLDDTEAYQKAFELMEQYNAWDFETQYTQILSKLKLDDLSLKISTLSGGQKKRLSLAIVLISKPDFLILDEPTNHLDLEMIEWLESFFASEKITLFMVTHDRYFLERVCNEILELDEGKIYKYKGNYSYYLEKREERIQLEQVTTDKAKNLFKKELAWMRKQPKARTTKSKSRIDDFYQIKEKAHQRRNDHKVQLEINMERLGSKILELHKLYKSYGDKKILDGFDYVFKRGERIGIIGKNGTGKSSFLNIITQKNEVDAGKVVVGETVKFGYYTQSGINIKEGQKVIEVIKEFGEFIPLTKGRKISASQLLERFLFDKKKQYDFVEKLSGGEQKRLYLCAVLIQNPNFLILDEPTNDLDVVTLNVLENFLLDYPGNLIVVSHDRYFMDKIVDALFVFRGEGVVENFPGNYSDFRAYDSSDSDETIEEKPVEIALKETEKKATKNTLSFNEKREFGALEIEIERLQKRKATIENQFLNVEIAPDDIAKKSEELQEIINEIDAKEERWFELSMKMEE; from the coding sequence GTGAATTATCTTTCAGTAGAAAACATTTCTAAATCTTATGGTGAACGTATTTTGTTTCAAGACATTTCTTTTGGAATAAATAAAGACCAAAAAGTTGCCTTTGTTGCTAAAAACGGAACAGGAAAAACATCAATTCTTAATATTATTGCAGGTTTAGATGTGCCAGATACTGGGCAAGTAGTAAAAAGAAAAGATATTTCTATTGCATACTTAGCTCAAAATGATGAATTAAATCCTGATTTAACCATCGAAGAAACCATTTTTGCTACGGATAATATTATCCTTTCTGTAATTAATAAATACGAAAAAGCATTAAAAAATCTTGATGACACAGAAGCATATCAAAAAGCTTTTGAGTTGATGGAACAATATAATGCTTGGGATTTTGAAACACAATACACACAAATATTATCAAAATTAAAATTAGACGATTTATCGTTAAAAATTTCTACACTTTCTGGAGGTCAAAAAAAGCGATTATCGTTAGCAATTGTTTTAATTAGTAAACCCGATTTTTTAATTTTAGATGAGCCAACAAATCATTTAGATTTAGAAATGATAGAATGGTTAGAATCATTTTTTGCAAGCGAAAAAATAACATTATTTATGGTTACGCACGATCGTTATTTTCTAGAACGTGTTTGTAACGAAATCTTAGAACTAGACGAAGGTAAAATCTATAAATACAAAGGAAATTATTCTTATTATTTAGAAAAAAGAGAAGAACGAATTCAACTTGAACAAGTTACAACTGATAAAGCAAAAAATCTTTTTAAAAAAGAATTAGCTTGGATGCGTAAACAGCCAAAAGCTAGAACTACAAAATCGAAATCTAGAATTGATGATTTTTATCAAATAAAAGAAAAAGCTCATCAACGTAGAAACGACCATAAAGTACAATTAGAAATTAATATGGAACGTTTAGGAAGCAAAATTTTAGAGCTTCATAAATTATACAAATCTTATGGCGATAAAAAGATTTTAGACGGATTTGATTACGTTTTTAAACGCGGAGAACGTATAGGAATTATTGGTAAAAACGGAACAGGAAAATCTTCTTTTTTAAATATCATTACTCAAAAAAACGAAGTTGATGCAGGTAAAGTTGTAGTGGGTGAAACTGTTAAATTTGGATATTACACGCAATCTGGAATCAACATTAAAGAAGGACAAAAAGTAATTGAAGTTATAAAAGAATTTGGAGAGTTTATTCCTTTAACAAAAGGAAGAAAAATTTCTGCGTCTCAGCTTTTAGAACGCTTTTTGTTTGACAAAAAGAAACAATACGATTTTGTTGAAAAACTATCCGGAGGAGAACAAAAACGTTTGTATTTATGTGCAGTTTTAATTCAGAATCCTAACTTTTTAATTTTAGATGAGCCAACAAACGATTTAGATGTTGTAACGCTAAATGTATTAGAAAATTTCTTACTAGATTATCCTGGAAACTTAATAGTTGTTTCTCATGATAGATATTTTATGGATAAAATTGTTGATGCTTTATTTGTTTTTAGAGGAGAAGGTGTTGTAGAAAATTTTCCTGGAAATTATTCTGATTTTAGAGCGTATGATAGTTCTGATTCTGATGAAACAATTGAAGAAAAACCAGTAGAAATAGCACTAAAAGAAACTGAAAAAAAAGCAACAAAAAACACTTTATCTTTTAATGAAAAGAGAGAATTTGGAGCTTTGGAAATTGAAATAGAAAGACTTCAAAAAAGAAAAGCAACTATAGAAAATCAGTTTTTAAATGTAGAAATTGCACCAGATGATATCGCAAAAAAATCTGAAGAATTACAAGAAATTATAAACGAAATAGACGCAAAAGAAGAACGTTGGTTTGAGCTTTCTATGAAAATGGAAGAATAA
- a CDS encoding 3'-5' exonuclease — MNLTYNINDILFLDIETVPEEESWNSLSKTTQELFEKKTQYQRKEEFTAAQFYERAGIWAEFGKIICISVGYFVDVKEVKQFRITSFFGDDEHQLLTDFKVLLDKHFTKKANILCAHNGKEFDFPFIARRMIVHQIELPKKLNLFGKKPWEIPHLDTLELWKFGDYKHYTSLKLLTSILGIPSPKDDIDGSEVASVYYKEKNIDRIVTYCEKDTIAVAQILLRFNNEVLLKEENIVSV; from the coding sequence ATGAATCTTACGTATAATATAAATGATATCCTTTTTCTAGATATTGAAACCGTTCCTGAAGAAGAAAGTTGGAATTCACTTTCTAAGACAACTCAAGAATTATTTGAAAAGAAAACACAATATCAGCGTAAAGAAGAATTTACTGCAGCCCAGTTTTATGAACGCGCAGGAATTTGGGCAGAATTCGGAAAAATAATATGTATTTCCGTTGGCTATTTTGTAGATGTAAAAGAAGTGAAACAATTTAGAATTACCTCTTTTTTTGGTGATGATGAACACCAGCTTTTAACTGATTTTAAAGTTTTATTAGATAAGCATTTTACTAAAAAAGCAAATATTTTATGTGCTCACAATGGTAAAGAATTCGATTTTCCTTTTATAGCAAGAAGAATGATTGTACATCAAATAGAATTGCCTAAAAAACTAAATTTATTTGGTAAAAAACCATGGGAAATTCCGCATTTAGATACCTTAGAATTATGGAAATTTGGCGATTATAAACACTATACTTCATTAAAGTTGCTTACATCAATTTTAGGAATTCCTTCTCCAAAAGACGATATTGATGGTAGCGAAGTTGCGAGCGTCTATTACAAAGAAAAAAATATTGACAGAATTGTTACGTATTGCGAAAAAGACACCATTGCCGTTGCTCAAATTTTATTGCGTTTTAATAATGAAGTTTTATTAAAAGAAGAAAATATTGTTAGCGTTTAG